The genomic window AGATGAATCCTTATTTTCAACTTCGAATAAAAACTGATCGTTTACTTTTACTTTATACATTTGTTATTGAGTTAAAGCATACTGAACCAAATTTGCACCCATTTTAAGCGCCTTAGTCCTCGTTTCTTGTGTATCCTCAGGATAGGTGCCAAAATCTTCCCAACCATTCCCTAAATCGCACTCAAAGGTGTAATAGCACACAACTCTACCTTTATAAATCAATGCAAATCCCTGAGGTCTTTTATTATCGTGCTCGTGGATTTTTGGCAAGCCTCCCGGGAACTTAAATTTCTGGTTATATAATGCATGGTTGGCCGGCAGTTCGACAAAACTAAGTTCCGGGAATACCTTTTTCATCTGCGGGCGGATAAATTTATCCAATCCATAATTATCATCTATATGAAGAAAACCACCACCTGTAAGATATTGTCTTAAGTTTTTAATTTCCTGGTCATTAAAAACTACGTTTCCGTGGCCAGTCATATAAACAAATGGATAATTGAATATTTCTTTTGAGCCCACTTCAACAATGCTTTCTTCGGCATAAAAATTAGTCTTCAAATTAGCATTACAGTAGGCAATTAAGTTGGGCAATGCTGTTCGATCTGCATACCAATCACCACCACCGTTATATTTTAATTTGGCCATGCGATAGGTTGGTGGAATAAAAGCAAAAAACATAAAGCTAAGAGCTAAAAGACCAAAGCTGAAAGACCAGAGCTGAAACCTGGAAAACTGAAAACTAAAAACTGAAAACTTCAAATTGATTATCGGTTAAGGTAATTGATTTCAAAACAAACAGATAGTGCAGCCGTTTCTGTGCGCAACCTGTTATCACCTAAAGTTAATGCTTTAAAGCCTTTGTTCAAAGCTAAATTAACTTCATCTGGTGTGAAATCTCCTTCAGGACCAATAAGAATTAAGTATTTTTGATGTGGAGCTACAAGTTTGGATATATATTGTTTCTCCCCGTTATCGATACAATGTGCGATTAGTTTATCACCATCAAATGATTCTTTTAAAAAAGCATCCAAAGAAATGGCATCATTTAATTTTGGATGATAGGCTTTTATCGATTGTTTAACAGCAGAAGTAATCACTTTGTTGAGCCTATCCTCTTTAACTATCCTGCGCTCAGATCGATCGGTAATAATTGGTGTAATTTCATCAATGCCCAACTCCGTAGCTTTTTCTAAAAACCATTCGATCCGGTCGATATTTTTAGTTGGCGCAACAGCAATATGCAGGTAATGATTTCTTTTATGAAACTCCGTTTCTACTTTTAAAATGGATAAAGAGACTTTTTTAGGATTGTCAGAAGTGATTTCAGCAGTGTAAAAACCACCTTTCCCATCAACCAGGTTAACGATCGAGCCTATGGTAAGGCGAAGCACCCTAACGCAATGTTTGCTCTCTTCTTCGTTAAGTGTATAAGTATTTTGAGTTATATCTGGTGTATAAAAAATATGCATAGTTGAAATTAATGATTATCAACCATATCTGCTTTATTGATCACCAATTCTAACTTGATTGTTTCGATATTCTGCTCTGTTTTTTTAAGGATGGTAAACAGATATCCGTATGATTCGTTGCTTTCGCCTACCTCAGGGATACGTTCAAAAACATGAGAAACCAAACCACCAATGGTATCGAAATCTTCATCCTCGGGTAAATCGTGAGGCAGATGTTCATTTACATCATATACAGTAGCGAATGCATTTACGATAAACTCATTGTCAGAAACTTTTTCTACCAGTGGTTTTTCTTCATCGTATTCATCCTGGATTTCTCCAACAAGTTCTTCTACGATATCTTCCAAAGTAACCATACCGGCCGTTCCACCAAACTCATCCAATACAATAGCGATTTGTATGCGGTTACTTTGCAGTTCGCTCATTAAATCGTTTATTTTCTTGGTTTCTGTTACGAAATATGGCTTTCTGATAATATCGTTCAATGTCCAATTCTGATTACCCGCTGCAACCAATGGTAAAATATCTTTTGCATGGATAATCCCGACAATTTTATCCATAATCTCATCGTAAACAGGTAAACGGGAATACCCTTCCTTAATAATCGTATCAATCACTTCTTCTTTTGGAGAAGTTAATTCAATACCCGAAATCTTTGTCCGAGGTACCATGATATTCTTCACCACTCGCTCATTAAAGTCGAATACGTTTTTAATCAGCTCATGTTCGTTATTATCTAAGGCTCCGCTTTCCTTACCCTGGTCTAATAAATACTGAAGTTCTTCGGTACTATGAAGCGATTCATGTCCGCTTGAAGTGTCTATTCCGAATGGCTTAAGAATAATCGCAGCAAGACTGTTTAATGTCCATATGAATGGTTTAAATACCACATAAAATATCTGTAATGGTACAGAAACAAATAAGGTTGTTGCTACAGGCCTTTGGATAGCAAAGGATTTTGGTGCCAATTCACCAAATACAATGTGCATAATTGTAATCAACGAGAAGGCAACAATTGTAGATGCAGTATGGATGGAAGCATCACTCAATCCCCATTCCAAACTATCGAACAGATTTTTGAAAATAGTATGCATAACGCCTTCACCTACCCAACCTAAGCCAAGTGATGCAAGCGTTATGCCTAGCTGTGTGGCGGCCAAATATCCATCAAGATTATGAATAATCCCTTTAGCCATTTTGCCAACGCGACTGCCTGTTTTTGCTTTAATTTCAATCTGTGATGCCCGGACCTTTACAATTGCAAACTCTGCTGCAACAAAAAATCCGTTAAGTAACACCAAAAATAATGCAAAGAATAATCGCCAGCCTACAGAAGTGGTATCGGGTTCTTGTAAAGCAACCAAAACTACGTTTGTGGGCAGGATTGCACTTAGCTCAAAATTTAAAAACAAACATACCGTGGGTAAATCCATTAAGCCAATTCTCTAAATGTTGTGTTATAAAGTTCTATGCTTTCTTTAATTACTTTATGCGCATAACGAACACCAAGTAAATGTTCGATAGTTACATTTTTATCTTCTAATGCTTTATAATCCTGAAAGAAACGAACAATCTCTTTCATTTGGTGTGGAGGCAATTCATCTAAATCGTTGATGTAGTTTACCGACATATCGTGAGCAGCAACCGCGATAATTTTATCATCTTGCTCTCCGTTGTCTACCATGTGCATTACACCTACAACTTTCGCTTCGATCAATGTCATTGGATAAACATCTACCGAGCAAAGCACCAGAATATCTAATGGATCTTTATCATCGCAATAAGTTTGCGGAATAAAGCCATAATTTGCCGGGTACATTACTGATGAAAAAAGAACCCTGTCTAACTTGATCAGACCTGATTCTTTATCTATTTCGTATTTTGCTTTTGATCCTTTTGGAATTTCAATAATTGCGTTTACAATTTCCGGAACATTGTGCCCAGGGGATACGCTATGCCATGCGTGATGATCGTCTTTTGCCATTTTTAATTTAAATCTGTTTTATCCTCTTCAGGGCCACTCACTACTTTACTTTTTACAAAGGTAATTAATAATGGTATAGTTGTAATAAGGATAAAGCCAATAATAATATATAATAAATAATCGTTAATTTCCTTTTCAAACCTTCTGCCCAAAAAATAACCGAGCAAAGTTAAGGAGCAGATCCAAAGTACGCCACCAACAACATTGTATAACGCAAACTTTTTAAACTCTAATTTTACAACCCCTGCAAAAATCGGTGCAAAAGTTCTAACTATTGGCACAAACCTGCCCATAATTAATGCAAAGGCACCTTGTTTGTGATAATAATCTTCTGCGGCTTTTAAATATCTCTTCTTAAAAAAGAAACTGTCTTTTCTGGTATACAATACGGGGCCAGTTTTACGCCCGAACCAATAGCCTGTAAAATTCCCAGAAATAGCTGCGAAACACAAGCCCGCCAAGAGTACCGCAATGTTCACATCAAGCTTGCCAGTTGCAACAAACATTCCCGCTAAAAACAATAAATAATCACCGGGAAGAAAAAAACCAAAAAACAGGCCTGTTTCTGCATAGATAACGAATACGACCAGATAGAAACCACCCTCCCTCAATAATTTCTCGGGATCAAGTAGCTGATGCAGGTTATTCCAAAAATCGTGCATATTCAATTATTCGTAAAACTACAAATAATTATTAAACAACAGCATACCTATATCAGGTTTAAAATAATTGCAGGATAAATACCTAAAATTAGTGTAATTGCCACAGAAACCAACAACACAACTTTATACTGTACCGGGGCTGAAAGTTCTGTTTCCGCGCCGTCTTTAAACCACATGGCTACAATTACCCTAAAATAATAATAAAAGCCAACCAGCGCATTTAAAATGGCAAATGCAACAAGTAAGGTTTTATATTCAGTCATTACATTCAGGAACATTAAATATTTCCCGATAAAGCCAGCTGTTAGCGGAATACCAGCTAACGAAAGCATAGCTACAGTTAAACATAATGCTATTAATGGATTACGTTTAGCTAAACCATTGAAACTTTCGAAGCTATCGCTACCCGTTTTTTGTTTTACCAATATTAATACCGCAAAAGCGATAATTGATGCGAAAGTGTAAGCCGCGGCATAAACCAATACGTTGTTTTCAGAGTTTTTGGTTAACACAATAAGCGAAAACAACAGGTAGCCCGCGTGCGAAATACTCGAGTAAGCCAGCATGCGTT from Flavobacterium sp. W4I14 includes these protein-coding regions:
- a CDS encoding hypothetical protein (product_source=Hypo-rule applied; pfam=PF13709; superfamily=52317; transmembrane_helix_parts=Outside_1_14,TMhelix_15_37,Inside_38_232) — its product is MKFSVFSFQFSRFQLWSFSFGLLALSFMFFAFIPPTYRMAKLKYNGGGDWYADRTALPNLIAYCNANLKTNFYAEESIVEVGSKEIFNYPFVYMTGHGNVVFNDQEIKNLRQYLTGGGFLHIDDNYGLDKFIRPQMKKVFPELSFVELPANHALYNQKFKFPGGLPKIHEHDNKRPQGFALIYKGRVVCYYTFECDLGNGWEDFGTYPEDTQETRTKALKMGANLVQYALTQ
- a CDS encoding 16S rRNA (uracil1498-N3)-methyltransferase (product_source=KO:K09761; cath_funfam=2.40.240.20,3.40.1280.10; cog=COG1385; ko=KO:K09761; pfam=PF04452; superfamily=75217; tigrfam=TIGR00046) — protein: MHIFYTPDITQNTYTLNEEESKHCVRVLRLTIGSIVNLVDGKGGFYTAEITSDNPKKVSLSILKVETEFHKRNHYLHIAVAPTKNIDRIEWFLEKATELGIDEITPIITDRSERRIVKEDRLNKVITSAVKQSIKAYHPKLNDAISLDAFLKESFDGDKLIAHCIDNGEKQYISKLVAPHQKYLILIGPEGDFTPDEVNLALNKGFKALTLGDNRLRTETAALSVCFEINYLNR
- a CDS encoding CBS domain containing-hemolysin-like protein (product_source=COG1253; cath_funfam=3.10.580.10,3.30.465.10; cog=COG1253; pfam=PF00571,PF01595,PF03471; smart=SM00116,SM01091; superfamily=54631,56176; transmembrane_helix_parts=Inside_1_4,TMhelix_5_27,Outside_28_36,TMhelix_37_59,Inside_60_89,TMhelix_90_112,Outside_113_131,TMhelix_132_154,Inside_155_166,TMhelix_167_189,Outside_190_474), which translates into the protein MDLPTVCLFLNFELSAILPTNVVLVALQEPDTTSVGWRLFFALFLVLLNGFFVAAEFAIVKVRASQIEIKAKTGSRVGKMAKGIIHNLDGYLAATQLGITLASLGLGWVGEGVMHTIFKNLFDSLEWGLSDASIHTASTIVAFSLITIMHIVFGELAPKSFAIQRPVATTLFVSVPLQIFYVVFKPFIWTLNSLAAIILKPFGIDTSSGHESLHSTEELQYLLDQGKESGALDNNEHELIKNVFDFNERVVKNIMVPRTKISGIELTSPKEEVIDTIIKEGYSRLPVYDEIMDKIVGIIHAKDILPLVAAGNQNWTLNDIIRKPYFVTETKKINDLMSELQSNRIQIAIVLDEFGGTAGMVTLEDIVEELVGEIQDEYDEEKPLVEKVSDNEFIVNAFATVYDVNEHLPHDLPEDEDFDTIGGLVSHVFERIPEVGESNESYGYLFTILKKTEQNIETIKLELVINKADMVDNH
- a CDS encoding inorganic pyrophosphatase (product_source=KO:K01507; cath_funfam=3.90.80.10; cog=COG0221; ko=KO:K01507; pfam=PF00719; superfamily=50324); translated protein: MAKDDHHAWHSVSPGHNVPEIVNAIIEIPKGSKAKYEIDKESGLIKLDRVLFSSVMYPANYGFIPQTYCDDKDPLDILVLCSVDVYPMTLIEAKVVGVMHMVDNGEQDDKIIAVAAHDMSVNYINDLDELPPHQMKEIVRFFQDYKALEDKNVTIEHLLGVRYAHKVIKESIELYNTTFRELA
- a CDS encoding membrane-associated protein (product_source=KO:K03975; cog=COG0586; ko=KO:K03975; pfam=PF09335; superfamily=161033; transmembrane_helix_parts=Inside_1_21,TMhelix_22_44,Outside_45_63,TMhelix_64_86,Inside_87_117,TMhelix_118_140,Outside_141_149,TMhelix_150_172,Inside_173_183,TMhelix_184_203,Outside_204_219); translation: MHDFWNNLHQLLDPEKLLREGGFYLVVFVIYAETGLFFGFFLPGDYLLFLAGMFVATGKLDVNIAVLLAGLCFAAISGNFTGYWFGRKTGPVLYTRKDSFFFKKRYLKAAEDYYHKQGAFALIMGRFVPIVRTFAPIFAGVVKLEFKKFALYNVVGGVLWICSLTLLGYFLGRRFEKEINDYLLYIIIGFILITTIPLLITFVKSKVVSGPEEDKTDLN